Genomic segment of Terriglobales bacterium:
CCACGAAGGGCAGCTCACCTACGCCAAGGCCGGGCTGCATCGCATTGTGGACCTGGGGAAATGGTGGCTCGAAACCACCGGCCTGCCGCTGCCCCTGGGCGGCAACGCTATCCGGCGCTCGCTGGGCGTGGAGACCATCCGAATGGTCTCGGCGGCCATCAAGGGCAGCATTCAGTACGCGCTCGACCATCGCGAGCAGGCGCTGGAATACGCCATGCAGTTCGCCCGCGAACTGGACCCGGATTCGGCCAACAAGTTCGTGGGCATGTACGTGAACGAACGCACGCTGGATTACGGCGAGGAAGGCCGCGAAGCCGTGCGCCGCCTGCTGGACATGGGTCACCGGGCAGGCATCATCCCGCACGAGGCGAAGGTGGAGTTTCTAGGTTAGGACGGGCCGCCCGGCTGCGTGTAGTACCGCCCGATGATGACCCCGATCTCGACGGCGGCCTCCGAAGTGAGTTTTTCGAACTCCAACCCCACGCCCGTGCTGCCGGCATAGCGCACCACGGTGTGTACCCTGCGGCGGATGCCCTCGCGCTCGTCGGTAATCACCAGGAGGCGCTTGGCGCCCACCGGCCAGCGGCGCGTGGTGTCCAGGTGCATGCCGCCGCGGCCCAGCATCTTCACTGTGCCGGCGCGCTTGCCACGCGCGTCCGCGGCGAACACGCCCGACGACTCCGGAATGGCCACGCGCTCGAACTTGCGTCGTTCCTGGGGACCGGTCATCGGGGCCGATTGTAGCAAAGAAGGCTGTGCGCTATCCGCCGTCCGCTCTGCGCCTTGCGTAATCCGTTCAGCCCTTTGCTCTTCCACGCGTCCGAGCGGTATAAGAGATTCGCGATGAGTGCCGCAGCTGACATCCCTTCTCCTCAGACCCTGCTCATCGACGCCGATGACACGCTGTGGGAGAACAACAAGTACTTCGAGCGGGCTATCGCCAACTTCATCAGTTTCCTCAATCACCACGAGTACACGGCCGGGCAGGTGCGCGAAGTGCTCAACGACGTGGAGCGCGAGTGCATCGTGAAGCACGGCTACGGGTTGCACAGCTTCGCGCATGCCCTGGTGGACACCTTTGAGCGGCTGTCGCTGGAGCCGCTGACACCCGGCCTGCAGGAGACCATCCGCGGCTTCGCCCACACCATCGCCGAGCATCCGGTGGAGATCATCGCCGGGGTGCCGGAAACGCTCGAGTACCTCACCGCGCGCCATCACCTGATCCTGATGACCAAGGGCGACCTGACCGAACAGTCGGGCAAGATCGAGCGCTCCGGGCTCAAGCCGTTTTTCGCGGCAGTGGAGATCGTGCTGGAAAAGGACGAGGCCACGTATCGCAGCACGGCGGAAAAGTATGGCCTGGAACCGGACGTCACCTGGATGGTGGGCAACAGCCCGCGGTCGGACATCAATCCCTCGCTTTCGGCCGGGCTCAATGCCGTGTTCGTGCCCCACGACAACACCTGGATCCTGGAACACGAGGAGGTGAATCAGCCCACGGACAGCAATCGCCTGTTGGTGGTGGAGCGCTTCACGGATTTGCGCCGGCACTTTTAGAGCGGCCTCGGAACACAACTGGACTCGGCCCTGCCGCTCCGCTATGCTGTGCGTTTTCGGGCACGATGTCCGACGACAGAGATATTTTCTATGCCGCGATCGGCGCCGGCTTCGGCGCCTACACCTTCTTCAAGGGCTTCCAAATCCTGCGCAACAAGCGGCTGGTAGAAAACACCCCGACGTCGAAGTGCCGTTCCATCGCCCTGGGCCTGGCGGAAGTGCAGGGCAAGGCCACCGGCGATACCTGGTTCACCAGCCCGCTGGCCGAGGTGCGCTGCTACTGCTCGCAGCTCAAGATCGAACGCTATGAGAAGCGCGGCAAGAGTTCGCGCTGGGTCACCGTACACGAGCGACAGAACATGGTGCCCTTCTTCGTGGAGGATGAAACCGGGCGGGTGCGGGTGAACCCGCAGGGCGCTGAACTGGACCTCTCTCCGGACCTGGAGTACGAGAACGAGAGCGGCATCGTGAACTGGCTGAAGCAGGCGTTCCGCAACGACCCGGCGGAGGGATTGGCAGGCCGCCCGATCGAGGAGCGCTTCCGCAGCTACTGCGCGCGCCAGGGCGTTTCCTACTCGGGACCCATGCGCTTCTCGGAGCGGAACCTGTGCCCGGACGGGCCCGTGTATGTCCTGGGAATGGCCAACGAGGTCCGCGGCGAACAGGACGAGAACCTGCGAGTGGTGATCGAGAAGGGCAAGCACCATCCCTGGTTCTTCATCGCCGAATCCAGCCAGAAGGAAGTCCTGCAGAAGCTGGCGCGCAACGTGTGGCTCTATGTGTTCGGCGGCGGCGCGCTGTTCCTGGCTTGCCTGGGATGGCTGGTGGCGCGCCTGACAAACCTGTAAAGTCTTGGGAAGGCAAGGAGGTCGGCATGGTCTTGATCGCGATGGGATTCCTGGTGGTGCTGTTGGGGATGGCGGTGGTGGTGGTGCTGTGGGCCATCGCCGTATACAACACCCTGATCGCCATGCGCAACACGGTGGACAAGGAGTGGTCAGACATCGACATCCTGCTGAAGCAGCGCTATGACGAACTGCCCAAGCTGGTGGAAACCTGCAAGGGCTACATGGCCCACGAGCGCGGCACCTTCGAAGCCATCACCAAGGCGCGCGCGGCCGTGGCCCAGGCCGGCACGCCCGCCCAGCGCATGGAAGCGGAAAACCAGATCACGGGCGCGCTCAAGACTTTGTTCGCCGTGGCGGAGAACTATCCGGAGCTGAAGGCCAACCAGAATTTCCTGCAGTTGCAGGGACGCGTGACCGGGCTGGAGTCGGACATCGCGCGCCGCCGCGACGAGTTCAACGAGGCCGCGAACTTCTACAACATCCGCATCGCGCAGGTGCCGGACATGATCGTGGCCCGCTTCCTGGGCTTCGTGAAGCGCGACCTGTTCCAGGCGGCCGCGGCCGAGCGAGAGGACGTGAAGATCAGCTTCGCGCAGTCCTGAGAATCGAGGCCCATGGTCACCACCACCGTCGTCGGCGGTTTCTTTTTCCTGCTGGTCGCCGGGCTGATTCTCTACTTCATCACCGTCTACAACAGCCTGATATCGATCCGCAACGAGTGCGACCGGGCCTGGTCGAACATCGACGTGCTGCTAAAGCAGCGGCACGACGAACTGCCGAAGCTGGTGGAGACCTGCAAGGGCTACATGCAATACGAGCGGCAGACGCTTGAAAATGTGGTGCAGGCGCGCACGGCCTGGCTCAACGCCACCACCGTACATCAAAAATTGCAGGCCAACCAGCAGACCGCCGGAGCGCTGAAGACGCTGTTCGCGGTGGCGGAGAAGTATCCCGACCTGAAGGCCAACCAGAACTTCCTGCAGTTGCAGGCGCGCATCAGCCAGCTCGAATCGCACATCGCCGACCGGCGCGAGCTGTACAACGACGCCGTCAACACCTTCAATATCCGCATCGCACAGCTTCCGGATGTGTTCATCGCCAGTATGCTGGCCTACACTCGCAAGCCTTTGTTCGTCGCCACGGAGACAGAGCGGGCGGACGTGAGCGTGGCCATGTAGCGTGTTTTTCCTACGTCTGCGCCGAACGACATGGCGCAGACATGGGGCATCCGGAACGACGCTGTATAATCCCGCCCAACGATGGCACTGGCTCCCGGCACCAGACTCGGACCCTACGAAATCCTCGCACCCATCGGGGCGGGCGGCATGGGCGAGGTGTACAAGGCGCAGGACTCGCGCCTGGAGCGCACGGTCGCGGTCAAGATCCTGCCGCAGCATCTCTCCTCCGACCCCGAGCGCAAACAGCGCTTCGAACGCGAAGCCAAGGCGATTTCTTCCCTGCAGCACCC
This window contains:
- a CDS encoding HAD family hydrolase, with the translated sequence MSAAADIPSPQTLLIDADDTLWENNKYFERAIANFISFLNHHEYTAGQVREVLNDVERECIVKHGYGLHSFAHALVDTFERLSLEPLTPGLQETIRGFAHTIAEHPVEIIAGVPETLEYLTARHHLILMTKGDLTEQSGKIERSGLKPFFAAVEIVLEKDEATYRSTAEKYGLEPDVTWMVGNSPRSDINPSLSAGLNAVFVPHDNTWILEHEEVNQPTDSNRLLVVERFTDLRRHF
- a CDS encoding PilZ domain-containing protein; amino-acid sequence: MTGPQERRKFERVAIPESSGVFAADARGKRAGTVKMLGRGGMHLDTTRRWPVGAKRLLVITDEREGIRRRVHTVVRYAGSTGVGLEFEKLTSEAAVEIGVIIGRYYTQPGGPS
- a CDS encoding GIDE domain-containing protein, whose amino-acid sequence is MSDDRDIFYAAIGAGFGAYTFFKGFQILRNKRLVENTPTSKCRSIALGLAEVQGKATGDTWFTSPLAEVRCYCSQLKIERYEKRGKSSRWVTVHERQNMVPFFVEDETGRVRVNPQGAELDLSPDLEYENESGIVNWLKQAFRNDPAEGLAGRPIEERFRSYCARQGVSYSGPMRFSERNLCPDGPVYVLGMANEVRGEQDENLRVVIEKGKHHPWFFIAESSQKEVLQKLARNVWLYVFGGGALFLACLGWLVARLTNL
- a CDS encoding MqnA/MqnD/SBP family protein; this translates as HEGQLTYAKAGLHRIVDLGKWWLETTGLPLPLGGNAIRRSLGVETIRMVSAAIKGSIQYALDHREQALEYAMQFARELDPDSANKFVGMYVNERTLDYGEEGREAVRRLLDMGHRAGIIPHEAKVEFLG
- a CDS encoding LemA family protein, with the translated sequence MVLIAMGFLVVLLGMAVVVVLWAIAVYNTLIAMRNTVDKEWSDIDILLKQRYDELPKLVETCKGYMAHERGTFEAITKARAAVAQAGTPAQRMEAENQITGALKTLFAVAENYPELKANQNFLQLQGRVTGLESDIARRRDEFNEAANFYNIRIAQVPDMIVARFLGFVKRDLFQAAAAEREDVKISFAQS
- a CDS encoding LemA family protein, translated to MVTTTVVGGFFFLLVAGLILYFITVYNSLISIRNECDRAWSNIDVLLKQRHDELPKLVETCKGYMQYERQTLENVVQARTAWLNATTVHQKLQANQQTAGALKTLFAVAEKYPDLKANQNFLQLQARISQLESHIADRRELYNDAVNTFNIRIAQLPDVFIASMLAYTRKPLFVATETERADVSVAM